A stretch of the Thunnus thynnus chromosome 7, fThuThy2.1, whole genome shotgun sequence genome encodes the following:
- the LOC137186593 gene encoding P2Y purinoceptor 14-like has product MDELVTERVTSVTNQTNNDDNMTHCDQVDTSAHLFFMPVYSLVFLVGLVLNSFTMKVYFCSAQQQVSSILMVYLKNLAVSDFLLCLDLPFRIINYTNSSITFHVIYCNFGVSTFYLNMYASILFMGYIAANRYLKIIYPLGNHILQTVQAARIISTVTWVFLLAIMTFDITLSLLTKPQLTIVPDTCDALLSAQVIVFYKIIHICSAAIFLFVFVSLVFFYYSASRSVLLAQQRQPASSSCKKLMRSRKKMLVLVSVFCICFVPHHLVRLPYTFLRRRCSLSLMLYYLKEMTILLSVLNICLDPLIYLIFCEAFRAQLSRPHSKKARRRSEGQPRATDSEASFNTSTRQTDGL; this is encoded by the exons ATGGATGAGCTGGTAACAGAGCGAGTGACCTCAGTCACCAACCAGACCAACAATGATGATAATATGACTCACTGTGATCAGGTCGACACATCAGCCCACCTCTTCTTCATGCCGGTCTACAGTCTGGTGTTTCTG GTGGGTTTGGTCCTCAACAGCTTCACCATGAAGGTTTACTTCTGCTCAGCTCAGCAGCAGGTATCCAGCATCCTGATGGTCTACCTGAAGAACCTGGCAGTCTCCGACTTCCTGCTCTGCCTTGACCTCCCCTTCCGCATCATCAACTACACCAACAGCTCCATCACCTTCCACGTGATCTACTGCAACTTTGGAGTCTCCACCTTTTACCTCAACATGTACGCCAGCATCCTGTTCATGGGCTACATCGCTGCTAACAG GTATCTGAAGATCATCTATCCTTTAGGAAATCACATCCTTCAGACAGTGCAGGCTGCCCGCATCATCTCCACGGTAACCTGGGTTTTCCTCCTGGCCATTATGACCTTCGATATCACCCTGTCGCTCCTCACCAAACCACAGTTGACCATTGTCCCTGACACCTGTGACGCCTTGCTAAGCGCCCAGGTCATTGTGTTCTACAAAATCATCCACATCTGCTCCGCTGCCATCTTCCTGTTCGTCTTTGTCTCCCTGGTCTTCTTCTACTACAGCGCCTCCCGCAGTGTGTTGCTGGCACAGCAGAGGCAGCCGGCATCCTCCAGCTGCAAGAAGCTCATGAGGTCACGCAAGAAAATGTTGGTGCTGGTCAGCGTCTTCTGCATTTGTTTCGTGCCGCACCACCTGGTTCGCCTTCCCTACACCTTCCTGAGGAGGCGATGCTCTTTGAGCCTGATGTTGTACTACCTGAAGGAGATGACCATCCTGTTGTCAGTTCTCAACATCTGCCTGGATCCACTAATCTACCTCATCTTTTGTGAGGCGTTCCGGGCTCAGCTGAGCCGTCCACATAGCAAGAAGGCAAGGAGGCGCAGTGAAGGGCAGCCGAGAGCCACAGACAGTGAGGCATCGTTTAACACTTCAACAAGGCAAACCGATGGGCTGTAA
- the LOC137186812 gene encoding P2Y purinoceptor 14-like, whose translation MSFKQFPNTLHIIVSLLLGPPETRMEVTSSLNMSLVTNLTHAKGPTHCEQVDTSGHVYFALAYSLVFLVGLLLNGFTMKVYFCSGQQEVFSIMLVYLKNLAVSDFLLCLCLPFYIANFTSSSITIRLVHCNFASSIFYLNMYASILFMGYIAAGRYLKIIHPSGNHILQTVQAARIISMVTWVVLLAIMTSYITLLLLTQPPLTVVPDSCDVLQSAQVIVFYKIIHICSAVTFLFIFISLVFFYYSASRTVWLAQQKQLSSSSCKKLKKSRKKMLVLVSVFCICFVPYHLGLIPYALLKRQCSSRRVLYYLIEVTTLLSVLNVCLDPLIYFISCKAFRTKLNLKRVFSRTKQTPSTDTRSNEGQLSTININ comes from the exons atgtcatttaaacaATTTCCTAACACTTTACATATAATTGTCTCCCTTCTGTTAGGACCTCCAGAAACAAGAATGGAAGTGACCTCATCGCTCAACATGTCCTTAGTTACCAACCTGACTCATGCCAAAGGTCCGACTCATTGCGAACAGGTTGACACCTCAGGCCACGTCTACTTCGCACTGGCCTACAGTCTGGTATTTCTG gTGGGTTTACTCCTCAATGGCTTCACCATGAAGGTTTACTTCTGCTCAGGTCAGCAGGAGGTGTTCAGCATCATGCTGGTCTACCTGAAGAACCTGGcagtgtctgacttcctgctaTGCCTCTGCCTCCCCTTCTACATAGCCAACTTCACCAGCAGTTCCATCACCATCCGCCTGGTCCACTGCAACTTTGCCTCGTCGATCTTTTACCTCAATATGTATGCCAGCATCCTGTTCATGGGCTACATCGCTGCTGGCAG GTATCTGAAGATCATCCATCCCTCAGGAAATCACATCCTGCAGACAGTGCAGGCTGCCCGCATAATCTCTATGGTAACCTGGGTTGTCCTCCTGGCTATTATGACCTCCTACATCACCCTGTTGCTCCTCACCCAGCCACCACTGACTGTTGTCCCTGACAGCTGTGATGTATTGCAAAGTGCCCAGGTCATTGTGTTCTACAAAATCATCCacatctgctctgctgtcacCTTCCTGTTCATCTTCATCTCCCTGGTCTTCTTCTACTACAGCGCCTCCCGCACTGTGTGGCTGGCACAGCAGAAGCAGCTGTCATCCTCCAGCTGCAAGAAGCTCAAGAAGTCCCGCAAGAAAATGTTGGTGCTGGTCAGCGTCTTCTGCATTTGTTTCGTGCCATACCACCTGGGTCTTATTCCCTATGCTTTACTGAAGAGGCAGTGCTCCTCACGCAGGGTATTGTACTACCTGATTGAAGTGACCACCTTACTGTCAGTTCTCAATGTCTGCCTGGATCCACTAATCTACTTCATCAGCTGTAAGGCCTTTCGGACCAAGCTGAACCTGAAGAGAGTGTTCAGCAGGACCAAGCAAACACCAAGCACAGACACAAGAAGCAATGAGGGGCAGCTGAGCACCATCAACATCAACTGA